From a region of the Tursiops truncatus isolate mTurTru1 chromosome 13, mTurTru1.mat.Y, whole genome shotgun sequence genome:
- the ZNF10 gene encoding zinc finger protein 10 isoform X3, protein MYKDVMLENYRNLVSLGHQLPKPEVILQLEKGEEPWLLERGIHQETYPDLETAVEVKSSASSKSISKDKHSCDVKMKRMAKSDLWYLSLEEVWTREGQLDRPQGSQERHLRQVAFTQKKALPQERVCENGKYRGNCLLPAQLVLREYFHKHDSHPKSLKHDLVFSGHQESYASNSNDSGQTFCQNIHLLQFARTQAGDKSYRCPDNNSLTHGTSLGISKGTHREKPYECKECGKFFSWRSNLTRHRLIHTGEKPYECKECGKSFSRSSHLIGHQKTHTGEEPYECKECGKSFSWFSHLVTHQRTHTGDKLYTCNQCGKSFVHSSRLIRHQRTHTGEKPYECAECGKSFRQSTHLILHQRTHVRVRPYECSDCGKSYSQRSHLVVHHRTHTGLKPFECKDCGKCFSRSSHLFSHQRTHTGEKPYACHDCGKSFSQSSALIVHQRIHTGEKPYECCQCGKAFIRKNDLIKHQRVHTGEETYKCNQCGIIFSQNSPRIVYQIAHTGEQFLTCNQCGTALVNSPNLIRYQTNHIRENAY, encoded by the exons ATGTACAAAGATGTGATGTTGGAGAACTACAGAAACCTGGTGTCCTTGG GGCATCAGCTTCCCAAGCCAGAGGTGATCCTGCAgttggagaagggggaggagccATGGCTGTTGGAGAGAGGGATTCACCAAGAGACCTATCCAG atttgGAGACTGCAGTTGAAGTGAAATCATCAGCTTCCAGTAAGAGCATTTCTAAAGATAAACACTCCTgtgatgttaaaatgaaaagaatggcaAAGAGTGATCTCTGGTATTTGTCACTGGAAGAAGTCTGGACACGTGAAGGTCAGTTGGACAGGCCCCAGGGCAGCCAGGAGAGACATCTGAGGCAAGTGGCATTCACCCAAAAGAAAGCACTTCCTCAGGAGAGAGTCTGTGAAAATGGGAAATACAGGGGAAACTGTCTTCTTCCTGCTCAGCTAGTACTGCGAGAGTATTTCCATAAACATGACTCACATCCTAAAAGTTTGAAACATGATTTGGTTTTCAGTGGTCATCAGGAAAGTTATGCAAGCAACAGTAATGACTCTGGTCAAACCTTCTGTCAAAACATTCACCTTCTTCAATTTGCAAGAACTCAAGCAGGAGATAAATCATACAGATGCCCTGATAACAACTCTCTTACTCATGGTACATCCCTTGGTATATCAAAGGGTACACAtagagagaaaccctatgaatgtaaggaatgtggaaaaTTCTTCAGCTGGCGCTCTAATCTTACCAGGCACCGGCTTATtcatactggagaaaaaccctatgagtGTAAAGAATGTGGAAAATCTTTCAGCCGGAGTTCTCACCTTATTGGACATCAAAAGACTCATACTGGTGAGgaaccctatgaatgtaaagaatgtgggaagTCCTTCAGCTGGTTCTCTCACCTTGTTACCCATCAGAGGACTCACACAGGAGACAAACTGTACACGTGTAATCAGTGTGGAAAGTCTTTTGTTCATAGCTCCAGGCTTATTCGGCACCAGAgaactcatactggagagaaaccttatgagTGTGCCGAATGTGGGAAGTCTTTCAGACAGAGCACGCATCTCATTCTGCACCAGAGAACCCATGTTAGGGTGCGGCCCTACGAATGCAGTGACTGCGGGAAGTCTTACAGCCAGAGGTCTCACCTTGTTGTCCATCATAGAACTCACACTGGGCTGAAGCCCTTTGAGTGCAAAGATTGCGGAAAATGCTTTAGTCGAAGCTCTCACCTTTTCTCACATCAGAGAACCCATACGGGGGAGAAACCATATGCATGCCATGACTGTGGAAAATCCTTCAGCCAGAGTTCTGCCCTCATTGTGcaccagagaattcatactggagagaaaccatatgaatgCTGtcagtgtgggaaagccttcattCGGAAGAATGACCTTATTAAGCACCAGAGGGTTCACACTGGAGAAGAGACCTATAAATGTAATCAGTGTGGGATCATCTTCAGCCAGAACTCTCCACGTATAGTATATCAAATCGCTCACACCGGAGAGCAGTTCCTAACATGTAATCAGTGTGGGACAGCACTTGTTAATAGCCCTAATCTTATTAGATACCAGACAAATCATATTAGAGAAAATGCATATTAA
- the ZNF10 gene encoding zinc finger protein 10 isoform X1: MWARSPSRCLCDGAAPSATLPVLRLQLHLLGISCYSGSVRNEEGMEAELLTARSHTLVTFKDILVNFTREEWKLLDPAQQLMYKDVMLENYRNLVSLGHQLPKPEVILQLEKGEEPWLLERGIHQETYPDLETAVEVKSSASSKSISKDKHSCDVKMKRMAKSDLWYLSLEEVWTREGQLDRPQGSQERHLRQVAFTQKKALPQERVCENGKYRGNCLLPAQLVLREYFHKHDSHPKSLKHDLVFSGHQESYASNSNDSGQTFCQNIHLLQFARTQAGDKSYRCPDNNSLTHGTSLGISKGTHREKPYECKECGKFFSWRSNLTRHRLIHTGEKPYECKECGKSFSRSSHLIGHQKTHTGEEPYECKECGKSFSWFSHLVTHQRTHTGDKLYTCNQCGKSFVHSSRLIRHQRTHTGEKPYECAECGKSFRQSTHLILHQRTHVRVRPYECSDCGKSYSQRSHLVVHHRTHTGLKPFECKDCGKCFSRSSHLFSHQRTHTGEKPYACHDCGKSFSQSSALIVHQRIHTGEKPYECCQCGKAFIRKNDLIKHQRVHTGEETYKCNQCGIIFSQNSPRIVYQIAHTGEQFLTCNQCGTALVNSPNLIRYQTNHIRENAY, translated from the exons CTTCACCTGCTTGGGATCTCCTGTTACTCAGGAAGCGTCAGGAACGAGGAGGGCATGGAGGCCGAGTTGCTAACTGCCCGGTCCCAC ACACTGGTGACCTTCAAGGACATACTTGTGAACTTCACGAGGGAGGAGTGGAAGCTGCTGGACCCTGCTCAGCAGCTCATGTACAAAGATGTGATGTTGGAGAACTACAGAAACCTGGTGTCCTTGG GGCATCAGCTTCCCAAGCCAGAGGTGATCCTGCAgttggagaagggggaggagccATGGCTGTTGGAGAGAGGGATTCACCAAGAGACCTATCCAG atttgGAGACTGCAGTTGAAGTGAAATCATCAGCTTCCAGTAAGAGCATTTCTAAAGATAAACACTCCTgtgatgttaaaatgaaaagaatggcaAAGAGTGATCTCTGGTATTTGTCACTGGAAGAAGTCTGGACACGTGAAGGTCAGTTGGACAGGCCCCAGGGCAGCCAGGAGAGACATCTGAGGCAAGTGGCATTCACCCAAAAGAAAGCACTTCCTCAGGAGAGAGTCTGTGAAAATGGGAAATACAGGGGAAACTGTCTTCTTCCTGCTCAGCTAGTACTGCGAGAGTATTTCCATAAACATGACTCACATCCTAAAAGTTTGAAACATGATTTGGTTTTCAGTGGTCATCAGGAAAGTTATGCAAGCAACAGTAATGACTCTGGTCAAACCTTCTGTCAAAACATTCACCTTCTTCAATTTGCAAGAACTCAAGCAGGAGATAAATCATACAGATGCCCTGATAACAACTCTCTTACTCATGGTACATCCCTTGGTATATCAAAGGGTACACAtagagagaaaccctatgaatgtaaggaatgtggaaaaTTCTTCAGCTGGCGCTCTAATCTTACCAGGCACCGGCTTATtcatactggagaaaaaccctatgagtGTAAAGAATGTGGAAAATCTTTCAGCCGGAGTTCTCACCTTATTGGACATCAAAAGACTCATACTGGTGAGgaaccctatgaatgtaaagaatgtgggaagTCCTTCAGCTGGTTCTCTCACCTTGTTACCCATCAGAGGACTCACACAGGAGACAAACTGTACACGTGTAATCAGTGTGGAAAGTCTTTTGTTCATAGCTCCAGGCTTATTCGGCACCAGAgaactcatactggagagaaaccttatgagTGTGCCGAATGTGGGAAGTCTTTCAGACAGAGCACGCATCTCATTCTGCACCAGAGAACCCATGTTAGGGTGCGGCCCTACGAATGCAGTGACTGCGGGAAGTCTTACAGCCAGAGGTCTCACCTTGTTGTCCATCATAGAACTCACACTGGGCTGAAGCCCTTTGAGTGCAAAGATTGCGGAAAATGCTTTAGTCGAAGCTCTCACCTTTTCTCACATCAGAGAACCCATACGGGGGAGAAACCATATGCATGCCATGACTGTGGAAAATCCTTCAGCCAGAGTTCTGCCCTCATTGTGcaccagagaattcatactggagagaaaccatatgaatgCTGtcagtgtgggaaagccttcattCGGAAGAATGACCTTATTAAGCACCAGAGGGTTCACACTGGAGAAGAGACCTATAAATGTAATCAGTGTGGGATCATCTTCAGCCAGAACTCTCCACGTATAGTATATCAAATCGCTCACACCGGAGAGCAGTTCCTAACATGTAATCAGTGTGGGACAGCACTTGTTAATAGCCCTAATCTTATTAGATACCAGACAAATCATATTAGAGAAAATGCATATTAA
- the ZNF10 gene encoding zinc finger protein 10 isoform X2 yields the protein MEAELLTARSHTLVTFKDILVNFTREEWKLLDPAQQLMYKDVMLENYRNLVSLGHQLPKPEVILQLEKGEEPWLLERGIHQETYPDLETAVEVKSSASSKSISKDKHSCDVKMKRMAKSDLWYLSLEEVWTREGQLDRPQGSQERHLRQVAFTQKKALPQERVCENGKYRGNCLLPAQLVLREYFHKHDSHPKSLKHDLVFSGHQESYASNSNDSGQTFCQNIHLLQFARTQAGDKSYRCPDNNSLTHGTSLGISKGTHREKPYECKECGKFFSWRSNLTRHRLIHTGEKPYECKECGKSFSRSSHLIGHQKTHTGEEPYECKECGKSFSWFSHLVTHQRTHTGDKLYTCNQCGKSFVHSSRLIRHQRTHTGEKPYECAECGKSFRQSTHLILHQRTHVRVRPYECSDCGKSYSQRSHLVVHHRTHTGLKPFECKDCGKCFSRSSHLFSHQRTHTGEKPYACHDCGKSFSQSSALIVHQRIHTGEKPYECCQCGKAFIRKNDLIKHQRVHTGEETYKCNQCGIIFSQNSPRIVYQIAHTGEQFLTCNQCGTALVNSPNLIRYQTNHIRENAY from the exons ATGGAGGCCGAGTTGCTAACTGCCCGGTCCCAC ACACTGGTGACCTTCAAGGACATACTTGTGAACTTCACGAGGGAGGAGTGGAAGCTGCTGGACCCTGCTCAGCAGCTCATGTACAAAGATGTGATGTTGGAGAACTACAGAAACCTGGTGTCCTTGG GGCATCAGCTTCCCAAGCCAGAGGTGATCCTGCAgttggagaagggggaggagccATGGCTGTTGGAGAGAGGGATTCACCAAGAGACCTATCCAG atttgGAGACTGCAGTTGAAGTGAAATCATCAGCTTCCAGTAAGAGCATTTCTAAAGATAAACACTCCTgtgatgttaaaatgaaaagaatggcaAAGAGTGATCTCTGGTATTTGTCACTGGAAGAAGTCTGGACACGTGAAGGTCAGTTGGACAGGCCCCAGGGCAGCCAGGAGAGACATCTGAGGCAAGTGGCATTCACCCAAAAGAAAGCACTTCCTCAGGAGAGAGTCTGTGAAAATGGGAAATACAGGGGAAACTGTCTTCTTCCTGCTCAGCTAGTACTGCGAGAGTATTTCCATAAACATGACTCACATCCTAAAAGTTTGAAACATGATTTGGTTTTCAGTGGTCATCAGGAAAGTTATGCAAGCAACAGTAATGACTCTGGTCAAACCTTCTGTCAAAACATTCACCTTCTTCAATTTGCAAGAACTCAAGCAGGAGATAAATCATACAGATGCCCTGATAACAACTCTCTTACTCATGGTACATCCCTTGGTATATCAAAGGGTACACAtagagagaaaccctatgaatgtaaggaatgtggaaaaTTCTTCAGCTGGCGCTCTAATCTTACCAGGCACCGGCTTATtcatactggagaaaaaccctatgagtGTAAAGAATGTGGAAAATCTTTCAGCCGGAGTTCTCACCTTATTGGACATCAAAAGACTCATACTGGTGAGgaaccctatgaatgtaaagaatgtgggaagTCCTTCAGCTGGTTCTCTCACCTTGTTACCCATCAGAGGACTCACACAGGAGACAAACTGTACACGTGTAATCAGTGTGGAAAGTCTTTTGTTCATAGCTCCAGGCTTATTCGGCACCAGAgaactcatactggagagaaaccttatgagTGTGCCGAATGTGGGAAGTCTTTCAGACAGAGCACGCATCTCATTCTGCACCAGAGAACCCATGTTAGGGTGCGGCCCTACGAATGCAGTGACTGCGGGAAGTCTTACAGCCAGAGGTCTCACCTTGTTGTCCATCATAGAACTCACACTGGGCTGAAGCCCTTTGAGTGCAAAGATTGCGGAAAATGCTTTAGTCGAAGCTCTCACCTTTTCTCACATCAGAGAACCCATACGGGGGAGAAACCATATGCATGCCATGACTGTGGAAAATCCTTCAGCCAGAGTTCTGCCCTCATTGTGcaccagagaattcatactggagagaaaccatatgaatgCTGtcagtgtgggaaagccttcattCGGAAGAATGACCTTATTAAGCACCAGAGGGTTCACACTGGAGAAGAGACCTATAAATGTAATCAGTGTGGGATCATCTTCAGCCAGAACTCTCCACGTATAGTATATCAAATCGCTCACACCGGAGAGCAGTTCCTAACATGTAATCAGTGTGGGACAGCACTTGTTAATAGCCCTAATCTTATTAGATACCAGACAAATCATATTAGAGAAAATGCATATTAA